From a single Nitrospirota bacterium genomic region:
- a CDS encoding endonuclease domain-containing protein — translation MNNTQKARLLRRNQTDAEKILWQKLRNRGQQGLKFRRQVPVGPYVADFLCEGSKLIVEVDGGQHAERKDYDQYRDDFLRTNGYEVVRFWNNEVMGNMDGVLEAIKQVLEKTEE, via the coding sequence GTGAATAATACTCAAAAGGCACGCCTGCTGCGAAGGAATCAGACCGACGCTGAAAAAATCCTTTGGCAGAAACTAAGAAACAGAGGGCAGCAAGGTTTGAAGTTTCGCAGGCAGGTGCCGGTTGGGCCGTATGTAGCAGACTTTCTATGTGAAGGCTCTAAGCTGATTGTCGAGGTTGACGGTGGCCAGCATGCGGAGAGGAAAGATTACGATCAATATCGCGATGATTTTCTTCGAACGAACGGATATGAGGTTGTGCGATTTTGGAACAATGAAGTTATGGGCAATATGGATGGAGTTCTGGAGGCTATTAAGCAGGTTCTTGAAAAGACAGAAGAATGA
- the gyrA gene encoding DNA gyrase subunit A, whose amino-acid sequence MSKLPINIEEEMKISYLDYAMSVIIGRALPEVRDGLKPVQRRILYAMFREGLLPNKKYSKSAGVVGEVLKKYHPHGDTAVYDAMVRLAQDFNLRYMLVDGQGNFGSIDGDRAAAYRYTEARMAKIAEELLADIDKETVDFIANFDETTVEPKVLPSKIPNLIINGAAGIAVGMATNIPPHNLGEVIDGLVMLLDDPDTTVEQLMTSIKGPDFPTGGFIYGTAGIRDAYATGRGLVRIRAKAKIEKEHGGIESIIITEMPYQVNKARLIEKMAQLVREKQIEDISDIRDESDRDGIRVVIVLKRSAMAEVVLNNLYKHTQMQTTFGIIMLAIVSGQPRVLSLKAMLGHFIQHRRDVIMRRTRFELRKAQERAHILEGLKIALDHLDQIIALIRASKNPEEAKNGLMEGYQLSELQAQAILEMRLQRLTGLERDKIVNEYKEILKEIAKLKAILESEKLVSKIIRDEFLEIREKYTDERRTEITEDTGEISIEDLISEEEMVITLSHTGYIKRNPLSAYRSQRRGGTGGMSMETKEEDFVEQLFIGSTHDYMLFFTNFGRLYWLKTYQLPEAGRTAKGKAMINLLQLSEGERVSTALPVRDFKDGYLVMFTKSGTVKKTLLTAYSNPRAKGIIAISLDEGDELIDVRKTSGNNDLIIGTRNGLSIKFNEEDVRETGRTARGVRGIRLMKGDEVVAAEVAEEKTAILTVAENGFGKRTKIEDYPLQARGGKGVISIKLTEKGGKVVGLLQVRDEDEVVMVTGAGKLIRTAAENISIHGRNTQGVTLMKTADEKISSIAKVVEKV is encoded by the coding sequence ATGTCAAAGCTGCCAATAAATATCGAAGAAGAGATGAAGATCAGTTATCTCGATTATGCGATGAGCGTGATCATAGGCAGGGCACTGCCTGAGGTGAGGGACGGGCTGAAGCCTGTGCAGAGAAGGATCCTGTACGCCATGTTCAGGGAGGGACTGCTCCCGAACAAAAAATATTCCAAGAGCGCCGGTGTCGTGGGCGAGGTGCTCAAGAAATACCATCCTCACGGCGATACTGCTGTTTATGACGCCATGGTGAGGCTTGCACAGGACTTTAACCTTCGTTACATGCTTGTTGACGGTCAGGGCAATTTCGGGTCCATAGACGGGGACCGGGCTGCAGCTTACCGGTATACAGAGGCAAGAATGGCAAAGATCGCCGAAGAACTGCTTGCTGATATTGACAAGGAGACGGTCGATTTTATAGCCAACTTTGATGAGACAACCGTCGAGCCGAAAGTGCTTCCGTCCAAGATCCCGAACCTTATCATTAACGGTGCTGCCGGTATTGCGGTTGGTATGGCAACGAACATACCGCCACATAACCTCGGCGAGGTTATTGACGGTCTGGTGATGTTGCTTGATGATCCCGATACTACGGTCGAACAGCTCATGACATCCATCAAAGGACCTGATTTTCCGACCGGCGGGTTTATTTATGGGACTGCCGGCATCAGGGATGCGTACGCAACCGGCAGGGGGCTGGTCAGGATCAGGGCGAAGGCAAAAATAGAGAAAGAGCACGGCGGTATAGAGAGCATCATCATTACCGAGATGCCCTACCAGGTGAACAAGGCCAGGCTGATTGAGAAGATGGCCCAGCTGGTGAGAGAAAAACAGATCGAAGACATCTCGGACATAAGGGACGAATCTGACCGGGACGGCATCAGGGTTGTTATTGTGCTGAAGAGGAGCGCCATGGCAGAGGTGGTGCTGAATAACCTCTATAAGCATACCCAGATGCAGACGACCTTTGGCATCATCATGTTAGCCATAGTAAGTGGCCAGCCCCGTGTGCTCAGCCTTAAGGCCATGCTCGGCCATTTTATCCAGCACCGGCGCGACGTGATCATGAGAAGGACCCGATTCGAGCTCAGAAAGGCTCAGGAGCGGGCCCATATTCTGGAAGGGCTCAAGATAGCCCTTGATCATCTGGATCAGATCATTGCGCTTATCAGAGCATCAAAGAATCCGGAAGAGGCAAAGAACGGCCTGATGGAAGGATATCAGCTTTCGGAGCTCCAGGCCCAGGCCATTTTGGAGATGAGACTGCAGAGACTTACCGGTCTTGAACGCGATAAGATCGTGAATGAGTATAAGGAGATATTGAAAGAGATTGCGAAACTCAAGGCAATTTTAGAAAGCGAGAAGCTGGTATCAAAGATCATCAGAGATGAGTTCCTTGAGATCAGGGAGAAATATACTGACGAGAGAAGGACCGAGATAACCGAGGATACCGGAGAGATATCCATAGAAGATCTCATCTCTGAGGAGGAAATGGTCATTACGCTCTCTCATACCGGGTATATCAAGCGGAATCCCCTGAGCGCGTACCGGAGCCAGCGCCGCGGCGGCACAGGCGGGATGAGTATGGAGACAAAGGAAGAGGACTTTGTAGAACAGCTGTTTATCGGTTCCACGCATGACTATATGCTCTTCTTTACGAACTTTGGGAGACTGTACTGGCTCAAGACCTATCAATTGCCCGAAGCAGGCAGGACAGCAAAGGGCAAGGCGATGATAAATCTTCTGCAGCTGTCTGAAGGAGAGCGGGTCTCGACGGCATTGCCTGTCCGTGATTTCAAGGACGGGTACCTCGTGATGTTCACCAAGAGCGGCACGGTCAAAAAGACCTTGCTGACGGCATACAGCAATCCAAGAGCGAAAGGCATTATCGCGATATCCCTCGATGAGGGTGACGAACTGATCGATGTCAGAAAGACCAGTGGAAACAACGATCTGATAATCGGGACACGCAACGGCCTGTCCATAAAATTTAATGAAGAAGACGTCAGGGAGACAGGACGCACGGCAAGAGGAGTCCGCGGCATACGCCTGATGAAAGGCGATGAGGTGGTAGCCGCTGAAGTTGCGGAAGAGAAGACCGCCATTTTGACTGTTGCGGAGAATGGTTTTGGGAAAAGAACAAAGATAGAAGACTATCCGCTTCAGGCAAGGGGAGGCAAAGGGGTCATATCCATCAAACTTACGGAGAAAGGCGGAAAGGTAGTAGGCCTTCTTCAGGTGAGGGACGAAGACGAGGTAGTTATGGTTACCGGGGCAGGCAAGCTCATAAGAACAGCGGCAGAGAATATTTCGATCCACGGCAGAAATACCCAGGGTGTTACACTCATGAAGACTGCCGATGAAAAGATATCCAGCATAGCAAAGGTTGTTGAGAAGGTCTGA
- the rsmG gene encoding 16S rRNA (guanine(527)-N(7))-methyltransferase RsmG, with translation MSKEAADVLLRDGLKILDIPFTEKQITQFLIYLSELKKWNRAYNLTALKTDVDIVVKHFLDSLLFLKILPPSVKSIADIGSGAGFPGLPIRIMRSDIEMVLIEPVQKKALFLEHMQRVLMLRNTKIMNMRVEDVRDLLVDAAVTRALFSVGEFIKKAERLLDQRGVLILSKGPKLEDELRGLERSALTIEDLVLPFEQSIRHLVIVDKSALQ, from the coding sequence ATGTCTAAAGAAGCCGCTGACGTTCTCTTGAGAGATGGGCTTAAGATTCTCGATATTCCCTTTACCGAAAAGCAGATAACCCAATTTCTCATCTACCTGTCAGAACTCAAGAAATGGAATCGGGCCTATAACCTCACAGCCCTGAAGACAGATGTTGATATTGTCGTAAAGCATTTTCTTGACTCACTCCTCTTTCTGAAAATTCTTCCTCCCTCGGTAAAGAGCATTGCGGATATAGGCAGCGGCGCAGGGTTTCCCGGTCTGCCGATCAGGATCATGAGGTCTGATATAGAGATGGTTCTTATCGAGCCTGTGCAAAAAAAAGCTCTCTTCCTTGAACATATGCAGCGGGTGCTCATGTTGAGAAATACGAAAATAATGAACATGAGGGTTGAGGACGTTCGCGATCTGCTTGTTGACGCAGCGGTCACAAGAGCGCTCTTCAGCGTGGGTGAGTTTATAAAAAAGGCGGAGAGGCTCCTGGATCAGAGGGGCGTTCTTATTCTGAGCAAAGGACCGAAGCTGGAAGATGAGCTCAGGGGTCTTGAAAGATCTGCCCTAACGATAGAGGATCTGGTCCTGCCCTTTGAGCAGAGCATCAGACATCTGGTGATCGTTGATAAGAGTGCTCTGCAATGA
- a CDS encoding DivIVA domain-containing protein — protein sequence MRITPIDIETRRFPMQFRGFHPEEVSSFLEQIREELEDLLRENAALKEQIHKADAEVQRFWEMRNLLSRTVQDAHQMSEEYKILARREADNLIEKAGESVRDLLKEAHDRALQINEEIAELKMNRKEFDDGIRNILSRFETVIEGGALPQSALLHDKIALASGTDQTMKFEAEADESLLTDNQIGMIKGHQGEEGSSETEQ from the coding sequence ATGAGAATAACGCCGATAGACATAGAAACAAGGCGCTTCCCGATGCAATTCAGGGGATTTCATCCTGAAGAGGTCTCAAGTTTTCTTGAGCAGATCCGGGAAGAGCTCGAAGATCTGCTGAGGGAGAATGCGGCGCTTAAGGAGCAGATCCATAAGGCCGATGCTGAGGTACAACGATTTTGGGAGATGCGGAATCTCTTGAGCAGAACGGTTCAGGATGCCCATCAGATGTCAGAGGAATACAAGATCCTTGCACGAAGAGAGGCCGATAATCTGATAGAGAAGGCAGGGGAGAGTGTGCGGGACCTGCTCAAGGAAGCTCATGACAGAGCGCTTCAGATCAATGAAGAGATCGCAGAGCTGAAGATGAATCGAAAAGAGTTTGACGATGGAATAAGGAATATTCTCAGCCGTTTTGAAACAGTCATTGAAGGTGGGGCTCTGCCTCAAAGCGCGCTATTGCATGATAAAATTGCCCTTGCTTCAGGAACGGATCAGACGATGAAGTTTGAGGCCGAGGCCGACGAATCGTTACTGACTGACAATCAGATAGGCATGATAAAAGGCCATCAGGGAGAAGAAGGCAGCAGCGAAACCGAGCAATAG